The following proteins come from a genomic window of Athalia rosae chromosome 1, iyAthRosa1.1, whole genome shotgun sequence:
- the LOC105683438 gene encoding serine protease nudel, with amino-acid sequence MTDIHAGYRIPASELDEIPMGDCDPRAPGIRPVQTSRPMGDSQRRLEVENYWSFTNRHRLAVIIGTLFIGIFIAFIGIAIYLAVTPDENYADVEIDKIMELEYPATVEPGANDLEEQIGIRIPVPSIPNEFSERMIDDLYKVAYDMLPNEHAARQKRQTEAEEAQSCRERHEDCKILLTKVKKTTKSVAQQIHKLQTMINKLGMTDEQIPSLQNTTVFDFATCLKCEKLERQNAGSKVKGVQELDSATTRETSQSQTQAPAYAKSISQESIEPEEINAPPGYEYFERIVNVTSLNDSVVVNPNGTKSLHVLKNVTVALIPVENAINDDAEPILFSITTEETVVSEESFDSTVAPSVDVKTVVSDDLRKVDEEQYFDFKSSEPKFQKTIPDEDPEIFGATTEPNMVFLTTMTLENETPSTPTSTSTELSHSPEGKANFDQIPFVMPTAESTKGSQQVTYTPSLNWMPYPLCVYGSPNAQPQTPAMPMQPFIQSGIPFVPSQVPVSPQRYGPTGPGIQYYPPNQGNQQQNTNGPNRPLYCMYVPTPTLQFPVIPGVSEFQRAVPPDEMSNKDGSPPNELDEKELKSRDYGAGCPLNTRLCNDRSACIPRSRWCDGRVDCGDASDEIRCSCRDRVGKERLCDGYFDCPLGEDELGCFGCDMHSFSCDDTENSQTWGNCLPLVQRCDGYPQCPNGKDELNCNIITHSVEEREMFSVGYTAGFLHRNWKGKWYPACTASKNWANDACRAEIGDDNYTDFPIVEVIYLQQNYDGPYVVELPSSELQIVNSCLNKAVYVNCPRIPCGTRISSSDQDNAPFDLPYYQRFPPRGYQVVNNYREANGTTTELEKHVGNPKSGGSSNGTNIEDSIVSSARVVGGHPSQPRAWPSLAVLNRDGKFHCGCVILDEYWILTAAHCIDGYQKHYYDVQAGILRRFSYSPMEQSRKVSRVVMYPAYDRNVMRHDIALLRLETPLYFNRWVRSACLPEATTAGPHWRNGPPSETICISAGWGSTVERGPDPDHLREVELPILPNCKYPADRNEDEICAGEPRGGRDTCQGDSGGPLMCRNPNSPSQWYVAGIVSHGEGCARPNEPGAYTKVSRFVEWIDRVRRERESPENAPLARCPGYYCHSSPWKCYPAKKRCDKIADCMDAEDELNCQRFSGNSLFRKADSIDEESTAVTTESQTTETEISENETKTTTEDTASTFTVPMEPSSTPETSDEIHSTTIISTTVLSEEKIEYDKTTEQPDDKDSATTPATKEISTRVFSPPRHFSCEDLIQTIDLSKRCDRIVDCQDGTDEVNCTCKDYLSKVNPSSICDGHIDCADNTDEDNCDICAANEFHCQRSRECVTMDKRCDRIPDCLFNEDELNCLTLTNGKYVITDLDGIPHHNTEGILSSYEGGKWMPFCIDGREDKPATLGKQMCSYFGFGACESFNETRVQNASLEVLSSTVSDVIPYEYSTLFSLTTDDEPHCTALYLRCLPTIHTVPLTFRIKSTDGDEEDDFLWPWNAAVFVDGRYACSGVLLEPSWVLTSSYCVDDVDLKNNYTAALLGASRSYLHVDGPHQQMSTVDEIKTVKNSDAVLLHLKYPANMTRQVQPMYLQKRTHPPVESDTCVTVGVDNEGKTRTLFLKAVIRNCPDNHRCYRNVKPQNCRNETRTPWSGTIVCYGCSGWYPAAVYHVENGLCSFAKKQSFSSIDYMNANLITGMQETVQSTVLPICNGFRCPLGKCVEWKNVCNGVPDCRDGADEEAGYCQRLKDHCANGVHDTPGCHCARSEMRCGNGQCVSKSAFCDGEIDCVDGTDEPTNCTCAAYLELVNPEWICDGRRHCLDKSDESPDSCLCKDASFKCGQSINDGCVPRDFVCDGQPDCSSGEDEKHCLSLKFLPSNSPGYGEVIQRSFGVWHSRCFAADEKMPDDRYWDNFCKEYGYQRASNVTENDVSGPTNAAVVPALDKFYMVRPNRRIWVVMRDDKSLVSLHSPSEKCLRRYVTCT; translated from the exons ATGACGGATATTCACGCTGGATATAGAATACCCGCCTCGGAATTGGACGAAATTCCGATGGGTGATTGCGACCCAAGGGCTCCGGGTATTCGTCCTGTACAAACCA gtaGGCCAATGGGCGATTCTCAAAGGAGATTAGAAGTAGAGAATTACTGGAGTTTTACAAACCGGCACCGTCTCGCTGTCATCATCGGGACCCTATTCATCGGAATATTCATAGCCTTCATCGGAATTGCCATATATTTGGCTGTTACACCAG ATGAAAATTACGCCGATGTTGAGATCGACAAAATAATGGAGCTGGAGTACCCAGCCACTGTGGAGCCAGGTGCAAACGACCTCGAAGAACAAATCGGCATTCGTATTCCGGTGCCGAGTATACCGAATGAATTTTCCGAACGTATGATCGATGATCTGTACAAAGTGGCGTACGACATGCTACCCAACGAACACGCGGCACGCCAGAAACGTCAAACCGAAGCTGAGGAAGCGCAGAGCTGCAGGGAAAGACACGaggattgcaaaattttactGACCAAAGTGAAAAAGACAACCAAAAGTGTCGCCCAGCAAATTCACAAGCTGCAAACAATGATCAACAAACTCGGAATGACCGATGAACAAATTCCGTCACTCCAGAACACTACCGTATTCGATTTCGCAACTTGTCTCAAGTGCGAGAAATTAGAACGGCAAAATGCGGGCTCAAAGGTCAAGGGAGTTCAAGAACTTGACTCTGCAACGACGCGTGAAACGAGCCAATCGCAAACACAAGCCCCGGCCTATGCAAAATCTATTTCACAGGAGAGTATTGAACCAGAAGAGATAAACGCGCCACCGGGGTACGAATATTTTGAGCGAATAGTAAACGTTACGAGTCTGAACGACTCCGTTGTCGTCAATCCGAACGGTACGAAGAGTTTACATGTTCTGAAAAACGTAACCGTAGCTCTAATTCCCGTCGAAAATGCCATAAACGACGATGCCGAACCAATTTTATTCTCCATAACTACGGAAGAGACGGTAGTTTCCGAAGAGTCATTCGATTCGACGGTCGCACCATCGGTAGACGTCAAGACGGTTGTTTCGGACGACCTTCGCAAGGTTGACGAAGAGCAGTATTTTGACTTCAAGAGCAGCGAGCCAAAATTCCAAAAGACCATACCCGACGAAGATCCAGAAATATTTGGAGCCACGACCGAGCCCAATATGGTTTTCCTCACGACGATGACTTTAGAAAACGAAACCCCGTCAACTCCGACGTCGACTTCAACGGAGCTCAGTCACTCCCCCGAAGGAAAAGCGAATTTCGATCAGATTCCGTTCGTGATGCCAACCGCCGAGTCGACTAAAGGTAGTCAACAGGTCACCTATACTCCGAGCCTGAACTGGATGCCGTATCCCCTCTGCGTCTACGGATCGCCCAATGCTCAACCCCAAACG CCGGCTATGCCGATGCAACCGTTCATACAATCGGGCATCCCTTTCGTCCCGAGCCAGGTCCCAGTTTCGCCACAACGTTACGGACCCACTGGACCGGGAATCCAGTATTACCCTCCGAATCAGGGAAATCAACAGCAAAATACCAACGGACCCAATCGACCGTTGTACTGCATGTACGTGCCAACACCGACCCTCCAGTTTCCTGTAATCCCCGGAGTTTCCGAATTCCAGCGGGCTGTGCCTCCTGATGAAATGAGTAACAAAGATGGAAGCCCGCCGAACGAACTTGACGAGAAAGAATTGAAGTCCAGAG aTTACGGAGCGGGCTGCCCTTTGAACACAAGGTTGTGCAATGACAGGAGCGCTTGCATTCCAAGGTCACGTTGGTGTGACGGTCGAGTCGATTGCGGGGATGCGAGCGATGAGATCCGTTGCTCTTGCAGAGACAGAGTCGGCAAAGAACGACTCTGCGACGGCTACTTCGACTGTCCGCTCGGCGAAGATGAGCTCGGCTGTTTCG GATGTGATATGCATTCGTTCAGCTGCGATGATACGGAAAATAGTCAGACCTGGGGGAACTGTTTACCGCTGGTCCAAAGGTGCGACGGTTACCCGCAATGTCCGAATGGAAAAGATGAACTCAATTGTAATATCATCACGCATTCCGTCGAAGAACGCGAG atgTTCAGCGTCGGTTATACCGCTGGATTTCTTCACAGAAACTGGAAAGGCAAATGGTACCCAGCTTGCACCGCTTCAAAAAATTGGGCGAACGATGCCTGCCGCGCTGAAATCGGAGATGATAATTATAC CGATTTTCCGATAGTCGAGGTGATTTATCTCCAGCAAAATTACGATGGTCCTTACGTCGTCGAATTGCCGTCGTCCGAATTGCAAATAGTCAACTCTTGTTTGAACAAAGCGGTCTACGTTAATTGTCCAAGAATACCATGCGGCACAAGAATCTCGTCCTCGGATCAGGATAACGCGCCCTTTGATCTTCCATATTACCAAAGATTCCCACCAAGGGGATACCAGGTAGTGAACAACTACAGAGAAGCCAACGGGACTACTACTGAACTGGAAAAACACGTTGGTAATCCAAAATCTGGCGGTTCCTCAAACGGCACAAACATCGAGGACAGTATCGTCAGCAGTGCGCGAGTCGTCGGTGGTCATCCCAGTCAACCGAGAGCCTGGCCATCGCTCGCGGTTTTGAACAGAGACGGTAAATTCCACTGTGGATGCGTTATCCTTGACGAGTATTGGATTCTAACAGCAGCTCACTGTATCGACGG CTACCAGAAACACTACTACGATGTTCAGGCTGGAATATTACGGCGCTTCTCATATTCACCTATGGAACAATCCAGGAAGGTGAGTCGCGTCGTGATGTACCCCGCGTACGACAGGAACGTCATGAGACACGACATCGCATTGCTGAGGCTCGAGACTCCTCTTTACTTCAATCGATGGGTGAGATCAGCTTGTCTACCGGAAGCTACGACCGCCGGACCCCACTGGAGAAACGGCCCGCCGTCCGAGACCATTTGTATTTCAGCGGGCTGGGGATCCACCGTGGAACGTGGACccgatc CCGATCATCTGCGAGAAGTCGAACTGCCCATTTTGCCGAACTGCAAATATCCCGCCGATCGAAACGAGGATGAAATCTGCGCGGGCGAACCTCGGGGAGGCCGAGATACCTGCCAGGGAGACAGTGGAGGTCCACTCATGTGCAG gaatccgaattcccCGTCGCAATGGTACGTCGCTGGTATCGTCAGCCACGGAGAAGGTTGTGCTCGACCCAACGAGCCGGGTGCGTACACTAAAGTTAGCCGTTTCGTCGAATGGATCGACAGAGTACGCC GTGAACGTGAGTCTCCAGAAAATGCGCCACTGGCTCGATGCCCAGGTTACTACTGCCACAGTAGCCCCTGGAAATGTTACCCAGCGAAAAAGCGATGTGACAAAATTGCCGACTGTATGGATGCTGAAGACGAGCTTAACTGCCAAAGATTTTCAGGCAATTCTTTATTCAGAAAAGCGGATTCTATCGACGAAGAATCCACCGCAGTAACGACCGAGTCCCAAACAACAGAAACAGAAATCAGcgagaacgaaacaaaaaccaCTACAGAAGACACCGCGTCGACTTTTACAGTGCCAATGG AACCATCGAGCACCCCTGAAACCTCCGATGAAATTCACTCCACGACGATAATTTCAACGACGGTTCTGTCggaggagaaaattgaatatgatAAAACCACTGAGCAACCCGATGACAAAGATTCCGCGACGACGCCGGCCACGAAGGAAATTAGCACGCGGGTGTTTTCACCCCCGCGTCACTTCAGTTGCGAAGA tcTAATACAGACGATCGATCTGAGCAAACGATGTGACAGAATAGTCGATTGCCAGGATGGAACTGACGAGGTGAATTGCACGTGCAAGGACTATCTGTCGAAAGTTAATCCCTCGTCGATATGTGACGGGCACATAGACTGCGCCGATAATACGGACGAGGATAATTGCG ATATATGCGCGGCGAACGAATTTCACTGTCAAAGAAGCCGCGAGTGCGTTACGATGGACAAAAGATGCGACCGAATCCCCGACTGTCTATTCAACGAGGACGAATTGAACTGCC TGACCTTGACAAACGGAAAGTACGTGATTACGGACCTCGACGGTATACCTCACCACAATACCGAGGGAATTTTATCATCGTACGAGGGTGGCAAATGGATGCCGTTCTGTATCGATGGAAGAGAAGACAAACCCGCGACCCTGGGAAAGCAGATGTGTTCATACTTCGGTTTCGG AGCCTGCGAATCCTTTAACGAAACGCGAGTGCAAAACGCGTCCCTCGAAGTTCTATCATCGACTGTTTCGGACGTAATACCGTACGAATATTCTACCCTATTTTCCCTCACGACGGACGACGAGCCGCATTGCACGGCTCTTTACCTTCGTTGTCTGCCAACGATACACACCGTTCCTCTTACCTTCCGTATAAAATCGACCGACGGCGACGAAGAGGATGACTTTCTCTGGCCATGGAACGCCGCTGTATTTGTCGACGGCCGATACGCGTGTTCAGGTGTTCTTCTGGAACCGAGTTGGGTACTGACCAGTTCCTACTGTGTCGACGACGTCGA TTTGAAGAATAACTACACCGCAGCTTTACTCGGCGCGTCACGGTCTTACCTGCACGTAGATGGACCACACCAGCAGATGAGTACAGTGGACGAGATAAAAACCGTGAAGAATTCAGACGCCGTACTATTACACTTAAAGTACCCTGCTAATATGACGCGACAGGTGCAGCCGATGTACTTACAAAAGAG AACTCACCCTCCTGTGGAATCTGACACTTGCGTTACCGTCGGAGTTGATAACGAGGGGAAGACAAGAACCTTATTCCTGAAGGCGGTGATACGAAACTGTCCCGATAATCATCGGTGTTACAGAAACGTCAAGCCTCAGAATTGTCGG AACGAAACGAGAACTCCGTGGAGCGGAACGATCGTGTGTTACGGATGCAGCGGGTGGTACCCAGCTGCCGTTTATCACGTGGAAAATGGACTTTGCAGTTTCGCCAAAAAGCAGAGCTTTTCCAGCATAGATTACATGAACGCGAATTTGATCACCGGCATGC AGGAAACTGTGCAGTCAACGGTCCTCCCCATTTGCAACGGTTTTAGATGTCCATTAGGAAAGTGCGTCGAATGGAAAAACGTTTGCAACGGAGTTCCCGACTGCCGCGATGGGGCTGACGAGGAAGCGGGCTACTGTCAAAGGCTGAAGGACCATTGCGCGAACGGGGTTCACGACACACCCGGTTGTC ATTGCGCCCGATCAGAGATGCGCTGTGGTAACGGTCAGTGCGTATCGAAATCGGCATTCTGTGACGGTGAAATTGATTGCGTCGACGGTACGGACGAACCGACGAACTGCACCTGTGCCGCATACCTGGAACTAGTGAATCCCGAATGGATTTGTGACGGGAGACGTCATTGTCTCGATAAATCCGACGAGAGTCCCGATTCATGCCTCTGCAAAGACGCTAGTTTCAAATGTGGCCAAAG cATCAACGACGGCTGTGTACCTCGAGATTTCGTTTGCGACGGCCAACCGGATTGTTCGTCGGGAGAGGATGAAAAACATTGTCTGTCTTTGAAGTTCCTTCCTTCGAATTC GCCTGGGTACGGTGAGGTAATTCAAAGGTCGTTCGGTGTTTGGCACTCGCGATGTTTCGccgccgatgaaaaaatgccCGATGATCGGTATTGGGACAATTTCTGCAAGGAATACGGCTATCAACGAGCCTCGAATGTCACCGAAAACGACGTCAGCGGTCCGACAAATGCTGCCGTCGTTCCAGCTTTGGACAAATTTTATATGGTTAGACCGAACAGGAGGATTTGGGTAGTCATGAGAGACGATAAGTCGCTCGTGAGTCTTCATTCGCCCAGTGAAAAGTGCCTGCGTCGGTACGTAACGTGCACATAA
- the LOC105683440 gene encoding aminopeptidase N gives MRRNTVFATVLATVLILGMVEARPKKVHQGVKKRSVDLNEVYSMIGQSRLPKEIRPLSYYLELQPFIKEGTFKGRVKIGITWVDTTDRITLNVHPNLQISHSDVRVTQLAPSKPEEAKNSSIHGVNVARTERHAKRPWYIIHLEQMLKAGSSCEVDITFSGNMTVNATEGLFRNRYTDSSGQQHLFVATYLRPNHAHKLFPCFDEPAYKATFQLSVTRPKGYTARSNTRVRKTEEAPGDSDTVWDHFEVTPEMSSYQLALVISDFESIKPSIPVNEKDGTNLDINIWSRKEYLETLKAVPDKIVAIVNYYQEYFNCSIILPKLDIMAIPMYSTSKPSDSWGLIFFKESELSNDGFWHIAHEIVFQWIGQLRTPFWWSDAPLNEALNSYLTSMATLEISPDELEGKWPMNALYSLYYEFGKRFPFSRVNGIRQDATASKTELIFRMFNYTLGKDVVQRSVRKFIRDQWEENSKTFFADDIFTYLNNAANESGKLMEGLTLNDIAATWITRDRLPLVTVTRDYETGNVTFSQEVYLRDRPQDPVERGKYSWDIPIVMVTQDKLDFSETTPKLWLSKDGDRQVTIKDVTKEDSFIIVNPEEIGMFPVNYDSCNWKMLAEFLQGPEREKIPVLSRAKLLHDAWNLAYAGDLCAAVALNMTLFMKNEKSHVVWEPVFAMIYHIGRQIEGSYVYLKFEAYVRTLLKPIYQIVGETPQQGEPSWKTHLRGLTKNFLCRAGYEPCVQEAREQYKKWMVNEEPDAGNPVANEFLCPVFKWGTNDEWEFGLKRVINFPQNCLERKQYERTYLLKTLAGCPKDASKIEKLLVETVLGTNSNFTDADIHLIFSTLTGSATGYTTLFNFLADYWDMIKLKFKDKKHLWDGIVNSATSSFNTQEGYDMVSELYVSRQGEFETADTIIEKALKSIQEETQWSEKNLPVIDAWLKEHLPKEDLDAIEAANATTTPTPPALAG, from the exons ATGCGGCGAAACACTGTTTTCGCAACGGTGTTAGCTACCGTCCTGATCCTAGGTATGGTCGAAGCTCGACCGAAAAAAGTTCATCAG GGTGTGAAAAAGCGCAGCGTCGATTTGAACGAGGTCTACTCAATGATCGGTCAGTCTCGACTCCCCAAAGAAATACGTCCCCTCAGTTATTACCTGGAACTTCAGCCCTTCATAAAGGAAGGGACGTTCAAAGGCCGCGTAAAAATCGGCATAACTTGGGTCGACACGACCGACAGAATAACTTTGAACGTCCATCCGAATCTTCAGATTTCTCACTCCGACGTCAGGGTCACCCAGCTAGCTCCTTCGAAACC GGAGGAAGCTAAAAACTCTTCGATCCACGGCGTCAACGTAGCCCGGACGGAACGTCACGCGAAAAGACCATGGTACATCATTCACCTGGAACAAATGCTGAAAGCAGGTAGCAGTTGCGAGGTGGATATAACATTCTCTGGAAATATGACGGTGAACGCGACCGAAGGGCTGTTCAGAAATCGTTACACGGACTCCAGTGGTCAGCAACA CCTCTTCGTGGCTACGTATTTACGACCAAACCACGCACACAAATTGTTCCCATGCTTTGACGAGCCAGCTTATAAAGCGACCTTTCAACTCAGCGTAACTCGTCCGAAGGGTTACACGGCGCGCTCGAATACGCGCGtacgaaaaaccgaagaagC ACCCGGGGACTCCGACACGGTGTGGGACCACTTCGAAGTAACACCGGAAATGTCTTCGTACCAATTGGCCCTGGTCATTTCTGATTTCGAGAGCATCAAGCCCTCGATACCGGTGAATGAAAAGGACGGAACGAACCTCGACATAAATATCTGGAGTCGAAAGGAGTATTTGGAAACCTTGAAAGCCGTGCCCGACAAGATTGTAGCGATTGTTAATTACTATCAGGAGTATTTCAACTGCTCCATTATTTTACCAAAACTGGACATCATGGCGATACCGATGTACTCGACGTCGAAACCTTCCGACAGTTGGGGACTGATTTTCTTCAA AGAGAGCGAACTGAGCAACGATGGCTTCTGGCACATCGCGCACGAGATCGTCTTCCAATGGATCGGACAGTTGAGAACGCCGTTCTGGTGGAGCGATGCCCCACTCAACGAAGCCCTGAACTCGTATCTGACGTCGATGGCGACTCTGGAG ATAAGTCCCGATGAGTTGGAAGGCAAATGGCCGATGAACGCTCTCTATTCTCTATATTACGAATTCGGCAAACGGTTCCCTTTTTCAAGGGTGAACGGAATCAGACAGGATGCGACCGCATCCAAGA cGGAACTTATATTCCGGATGTTCAACTACACGCTGGGAAAGGACGTCGTTCAACGGAGCGTTAGGAAATTCATCAGGGATCAGTGGGAAGA AAATTCCAAGACGTTTTTCGCCGATGATATTTTCACGTACTTGAACAACGCCGCTAACGAATCGGGGAAACTCATGGAGGGACTAACGTTGAACGATATCGCTGCAACTTGGATCACCAGAGATAGGCTACCCCTTGTTACCGTTACTCGTGACTACGAAACAGGAAACGTAACTTTCAGTCAG GAAGTTTACTTGAGAGACAGACCTCAGGACCCGGtcgaaagaggaaaatattCTTGGGATATCCCGATCGTCATGGTCACTCAGGATAAACTTGACTTTAGTGAAACTACGCCAAAGCTCTGGCTGTCCAAGGACGGAGACAGGCAGGTCACGATAAAGGACGTCACGAAGGAGGACAGCTTCATCATCGTTAATCCTGAGGAAATAG GAATGTTCCCCGTTAATTACGATTCCTGCAACTGGAAGATGCTGGCGGAATTTCTGCAGGGACCAGAGCGCGAAAAAATTCCGGTACTCAGCAGGGCAAAATTGCTTCACGATGCCTGGAACCTCGCCTACGCCGGTGATCTCTGCGCGGCAGTTGCTCTGAACATGACGCtctttatgaaaaatgaaaagagtcACGTGGTTTGGGAGCCGGTATTCGCCATGATATATCACATCGGAAGACAAATCGAAGGCAGCTACGTCTATCTGAAGTTTGAG gCGTACGTAAGGACCCTTTTGAAACCAATTTACCAGATCGTCGGTGAAACGCCGCAGCAGGGGGAACCTTCATGGAAAACACATTTGAGGggattgacgaaaaatttcttgtgCAGGGCAGGATACGAACCGTGCGTTCAGGAGGCACGCGAACAATACAAAAAATGGATGGTGAACGAAGAACCTGACGCAGGAAACCC CGTCGCGAACGAATTCTTATGCCCGGTGTTCAAATGGGGAACGAACGACGAGTGGGAATTCGGTTTGAAACGTGTGATAAACTTCCCCCAAAATTGTTTAGAGCGTAAACAATACGAGAGAACTTATCTCCTGAAGACTCTGGCGGGTTGCCCGAAGGATGCGTCAAAGATTGAGAA GCTCCTCGTCGAAACGGTTCTTGGaacgaattcaaatttcacggACGCCGACATTCATCTGATCTTCAGTACCCTTACGGGAAGCGCGACTGGCTATACAACCCTGTTCAACTTTTTGGCCGACTATTGGGACATGATAAAACTGAAATTCAAGGACAAGAAACACTTGTGGGATGGCATTGTAAACTCCGCTACTTCATCATTCAATACTCAAGAGGGCTATGACATGGTATCGGAATTGTACGTGAGTCGTCAAGGGGAATTCGAAACAGCGGATACGATTATTGAAAAGGCTTTGAAGAGCATACAAGAGGAAACTCAGtggagtgagaaaaatttgccaGTTATCGATGCCTGGCTCAAGGAGCATCTTCCCAAAGAAGATCTCGATGCCATTGAAGCCGCGAACGCAACAACTACGCCAACACCGCCGGCTCTGGCTGGGTGA